The following proteins come from a genomic window of Miscanthus floridulus cultivar M001 chromosome 2, ASM1932011v1, whole genome shotgun sequence:
- the LOC136537061 gene encoding uncharacterized protein — protein MLKEEYTNLKVNHDNLIVSHESLSNEPHDATNHVVKIDIATSCDDLIVESIEQGSSDKGKKVVETNNYNEYVKLKHENEKLKKDLEKLSTTNTIVIENLDHNCDVALENEKLKEENKRLKMEKNHDEFKEENKKLKLEKKHLKTSLSKFTRGQYL, from the coding sequence atgctaaaagaagagtatacaaatctcaaggttaatcatgataatcttattgTCTCTCATGAGtcattatccaatgagccacatgatgctactaaccatgttgttaagattgatatagctacatcatgtgatgacttaattgttgagagcattgagcaaggatctagtgacaaaggcaagaaagtggttgagaccAACAACTacaatgagtatgtcaagctcaagcatgagaatgaaaagctcaagaaagatcttgaaaagctatcaaccaccaacactattgtgatagagaaccttgatcatAATTGTGAtgtagctcttgagaatgagaagctcaaagaagagaacaagagactcaagatggagaagaatcatgatgagtttaaagaagagaacaagaagctcaagttggagaaaaaaCATCTCAAGACcagcttgagcaagttcacaagaggccaatatctctaa
- the LOC136539673 gene encoding calmodulin-binding protein 25-like — protein MASTTSDSLPSSPSIPTTAALDGAADQEFSSSHQHHHHHHHSLFFPSSSSSSPASLYLDSSFHGLLPTTSSSTAMSSSPSPPPPVPPLPPAPAAPATKPAKKRPRASRRPPTTVLTTDTSNFRAMVQEFTGFPAPPFAPAPPPAFRPRLLGGPPSFLMRPSPLKYPMLLPPGGPSTCTTTTTLANATASNTSSLVDALALFTKSSAMPSAAAAAAAATAATSPGGSGVPDHHYHHGITMGGFNPFDDFDAPPAAEGERGNISGGSHGFFSSFATGDKYGRH, from the coding sequence ATGGCGTCCACCACCAGCGACAGCCTCCCCTCCTCACCTTCCATCCCCACCACCGCCGCGCTCGACGGCGCCGCCGACCAAGAGTTCTCCTCCtcccaccagcaccaccaccaccaccaccacagcctctTCTTcccgtcttcctcctcctcctccccggcTAGCCTATACCTCGACTCCTCCTTCCATGGCCTCCTCCCCACCACATCCTCCTCCACGGCCATGTCCTCGTCCCCTTCCCCTCCACCACCGGTGCCGCCACTCCCTCCCGCTCCGGCGGCGCCGGCCACGAAGCCGGCCAAGAAGCGCCCGAGGGCCTCCCGACGCCCGCCCACCACGGTGCTCACCACCGACACCTCCAACTTCCGCGCCATGGTGCAGGAGTTCACCGGCTTCCCGGCGCCGCCCTTCGCCCCCGCGCCGCCCCCCGCCTTCCGCCCGCGCCTCCTCGGTGGCCCGCCATCGTTCCTCATGCGCCCCTCGCCTCTCAAGTACCCCATGCTGCTGCCTCCCGGCGGTCCCAGTacttgcaccaccaccaccaccctagcCAACGCCACTGCCAGTAACACAAGCTCTCTCGTGGACGCGCTCGCGCTCTTCACCAAGAGCAGCGCGATGccaagcgccgccgccgcggccgcagcAGCTACGGCGGCGACGTCTCCGGGCGGATCAGGGGTTCCTGATCATCATTACCACCACGGCATCACCATGGGAGGGTTCAACCCATTCGATGATTTCGATGCGCCACCGGCGGCGGAAGGCGAGAGGGGGAACATCAGCGGCGGCAGCCATGGTTTCTTCTCCTCCTTCGCCACCGGGGACAAGTACGGCCGGCACTAG